A stretch of Methanocalculus natronophilus DNA encodes these proteins:
- a CDS encoding PspC domain-containing protein, translated as MEEAPRLMRSRSTRLIAGVCGGIAEHYGWDPSLVRIAWIVLSLVPAFPGIIIYILAWIIIPEGEEENKAIDDSYQGV; from the coding sequence ATGGAAGAAGCACCACGTCTGATGAGATCGCGATCCACCCGGCTGATCGCAGGAGTCTGCGGAGGAATAGCAGAACACTATGGATGGGATCCCTCGCTTGTCAGGATTGCGTGGATCGTCCTCTCGCTTGTCCCGGCATTTCCGGGTATCATCATCTATATCCTTGCCTGGATTATCATACCCGAGGGTGAAGAGGAAAACAAAGCCATTGATGACTCCTACCAGGGGGTATGA
- a CDS encoding protease inhibitor I42 family protein, with product MNSNPVFIALIAALLLLTAGCVAEAPDDQPAPPPSPEMLTFDQANDGETVTLDTGSRFAISLPENPTTGYTWDLDVPPGIALVDDEFIPEETGLMGAPGTHIWTFEARTPGTYTIDGKDIRPWEPEAAPADTFTLTVVVT from the coding sequence ATGAACTCCAATCCTGTATTTATTGCGCTTATTGCTGCTCTTCTGCTCCTGACAGCTGGTTGTGTTGCCGAAGCGCCTGATGATCAGCCGGCACCTCCACCGTCCCCTGAGATGCTTACATTTGACCAGGCCAATGATGGTGAAACAGTGACGCTGGATACCGGCTCCCGGTTTGCGATCAGCCTTCCTGAGAACCCGACAACCGGGTATACCTGGGATCTTGATGTACCTCCGGGCATTGCTCTGGTAGATGACGAATTCATCCCTGAGGAGACCGGGCTTATGGGTGCACCCGGCACACACATCTGGACATTTGAAGCACGGACGCCCGGAACATACACCATAGATGGAAAAGACATCCGCCCATGGGAGCCTGAAGCCGCACCAGCTGACACGTTTACCCTGACAGTTGTTGTCACCTGA
- the uvrB gene encoding excinuclease ABC subunit UvrB, with protein MSFQMRADYKPAGSQPDAIQSLEDGFAGEMRKQTLLGVTGSGKTFTIANLIQRLGMPTLVLAHNKTLAAQLYNEFRDFFPDNRVEYFVSYYDYYQPESYLPRKDQYIEKDADINPKIEQMRLSATASLLSRNDTIIVSSVSCIYGLGNPDHFRNLGFELRVGETIQRRDLIERLFEIQFERNDTELAPGRFRVRGDTVEIIPGYFNNIIRVELFGDEIERISEIEKTGGRRVESMEYFHVYPARHFVTPEEERKRAVVSIREELEEILPGLGMIEAHRLRQRTLFDIEMIEETGSCKGIENYSRHFDGRKAGEQPYCLLDYFPDDFLLIIDESHQTLPQVRGMYNGDYARKKNLVEYGFRLPSAFDNRPLKFHEFEQYMKHVVFVSATPGDYEGEHAELVVEQIIRPTGLVDPPVEVRPISGQTEDLLGEISQTIDAGDRILVTTLTKKLAEEFTDYLIGRGIRARYLHSEITTLERTEIIRQLRLGTFDVLVGINLLREGLDIPEVGFIGILDADKEGFLRNERSLIQTIGRAARNVNSRVVLYADRMTNSMNRAIAETERRRRLQIAFNEEHGIVPETIRKPIREKDVEATDISAVPQDEIPNLIIRLESAMRAAAESLDFERAIELREEIRQAKEMMDQGADRR; from the coding sequence ATGAGTTTCCAGATGCGTGCAGACTATAAACCCGCCGGATCCCAGCCCGATGCCATTCAAAGCCTCGAAGACGGGTTTGCCGGGGAGATGAGGAAACAGACCCTCCTCGGCGTGACTGGATCGGGCAAGACCTTCACGATCGCAAACCTGATTCAGAGGCTTGGGATGCCGACGCTGGTTCTTGCCCACAACAAGACGCTTGCAGCCCAGCTCTATAATGAATTCCGTGATTTCTTCCCGGATAACCGGGTGGAATACTTTGTATCCTACTACGACTACTACCAGCCGGAATCATATCTCCCGAGGAAAGACCAGTACATCGAGAAAGATGCTGATATCAACCCCAAAATCGAACAGATGCGCCTCTCGGCAACCGCATCGCTTCTCTCACGAAACGATACCATCATCGTCTCAAGTGTCTCCTGCATCTACGGCCTCGGCAACCCTGATCACTTCAGAAACCTGGGGTTTGAGCTGCGGGTTGGAGAGACGATACAGAGGCGGGATCTGATCGAGCGGCTCTTTGAGATACAATTTGAGCGAAATGACACCGAACTCGCACCGGGACGGTTCCGTGTCCGTGGCGATACAGTCGAGATCATCCCCGGCTATTTCAACAATATCATCAGAGTCGAGCTCTTTGGTGATGAGATCGAGCGCATCTCCGAGATCGAGAAGACCGGAGGGCGGAGGGTGGAGTCAATGGAGTACTTCCATGTCTATCCGGCACGCCATTTTGTCACCCCCGAGGAGGAGCGGAAACGGGCAGTTGTATCGATCCGGGAAGAGCTTGAGGAGATCCTCCCCGGGCTCGGTATGATCGAGGCACACCGGCTCCGCCAGCGCACCCTCTTTGATATCGAGATGATCGAGGAGACGGGGAGCTGTAAAGGTATCGAAAACTATTCACGTCATTTTGACGGCAGAAAGGCAGGAGAACAGCCATACTGTCTCCTCGACTATTTCCCTGATGACTTCCTGCTGATCATAGACGAGAGCCACCAGACCCTGCCGCAGGTGCGGGGGATGTATAACGGCGATTATGCCCGGAAGAAGAACCTTGTCGAGTACGGGTTCCGCCTGCCAAGCGCCTTTGATAACCGGCCATTAAAGTTTCACGAGTTTGAGCAGTACATGAAGCATGTCGTCTTTGTCTCGGCAACACCCGGAGACTATGAAGGAGAGCATGCTGAATTGGTTGTGGAGCAGATCATCAGGCCCACCGGCCTTGTTGACCCACCGGTTGAGGTGCGGCCGATCTCCGGCCAGACAGAAGACCTGCTCGGAGAGATCAGTCAGACCATTGATGCGGGGGATCGGATCCTCGTCACGACCCTGACAAAAAAGCTGGCAGAGGAGTTTACCGACTACCTCATCGGCCGCGGGATCAGGGCACGGTACCTCCATTCAGAGATAACAACACTTGAGAGGACCGAGATCATCAGGCAGCTCCGGCTCGGCACCTTTGATGTGCTGGTTGGGATCAACCTCCTGCGTGAGGGCCTTGACATCCCTGAAGTCGGGTTCATCGGCATCCTTGATGCAGATAAGGAGGGGTTCCTCAGAAACGAGCGGAGCCTCATCCAGACGATCGGCAGGGCTGCCCGGAATGTCAATTCGCGTGTCGTGCTGTATGCAGACAGGATGACAAACTCGATGAATCGCGCCATTGCAGAGACAGAACGGAGGCGGCGCCTGCAGATTGCATTCAATGAAGAGCACGGGATTGTGCCGGAGACGATCCGAAAACCGATCAGGGAGAAGGATGTCGAGGCGACAGACATTTCAGCGGTTCCACAGGACGAGATCCCAAACCTGATCATCAGGCTGGAGTCAGCGATGCGGGCTGCTGCCGAGTCACTGGATTTTGAACGTGCAATTGAGCTTCGGGAAGAGATCAGGCAGGCAAAAGAGATGATGGATCAGGGTGCTGACAGGAGGTAG